A single Cryomorphaceae bacterium DNA region contains:
- the rny gene encoding ribonuclease Y: protein MDNTVVMIVEGLISVLAGFGLAVIILRKQGDGKVAKMLAEAEKEGEQIKKDKILQAKEKFLELKTEHEGVIHERNQRMEAKEKKFKEKDDKLRTRIEENSRNYKELKDKQSKLDKRFDVLERRSKEVEQMHRKQVEQLEVISGLSAEEAKKQLVDALKDEAKAQALALVQEQVEEAKLAANKEAKKIILQTIQRVGVEHSIENSVSVFNIESDDVKGRIIGREGRNIRALEAATGVEIIVDDTPEAIILSCFDPVRREVARLSLHKLVTDGRIHPARIEEVVKKTIKELEEEIAETGKRTAIDLGIHNLHPELVRMVGRMKYRSSYGQNLLQHSREVANLCSIMASELGLNPKAAKRAGLLHDIGKVPDEESELPHAILGMKLCEKYGEKPDVCNAVGAHHDEVEMNTLIAPIIQVCDGISGARPGARRQIVDSYIKRLKELEELALQYPGVSKSYAIQAGRELRVVVDCDKVDDNSATQLSYDISQKIQSEMTYPGQVKVTVIRETRAVNYAR, encoded by the coding sequence ATGGACAATACAGTCGTTATGATCGTCGAAGGATTGATCAGTGTGCTGGCCGGATTTGGGCTTGCCGTGATCATCCTGAGAAAACAAGGAGACGGTAAGGTCGCCAAAATGCTGGCCGAAGCCGAGAAAGAGGGGGAACAAATCAAGAAGGACAAAATCCTTCAAGCCAAGGAGAAATTTCTTGAGCTCAAGACCGAGCATGAAGGCGTGATTCACGAACGCAATCAACGCATGGAGGCGAAGGAGAAGAAGTTCAAAGAAAAGGACGACAAGCTCCGCACCCGAATCGAAGAAAACAGCCGAAACTACAAGGAGCTCAAGGACAAGCAATCCAAATTGGATAAGCGCTTCGACGTCTTGGAGCGCAGAAGTAAGGAAGTAGAGCAAATGCACCGCAAGCAGGTAGAGCAGCTCGAGGTCATTTCCGGATTGTCCGCTGAGGAAGCCAAGAAGCAGCTCGTGGATGCCCTCAAAGACGAGGCGAAAGCACAGGCCTTGGCCTTGGTTCAGGAGCAAGTCGAAGAGGCGAAGTTGGCCGCCAACAAAGAAGCCAAGAAGATCATTCTTCAAACCATCCAACGGGTGGGCGTAGAGCACAGCATTGAGAACAGCGTATCGGTGTTCAATATCGAAAGCGATGATGTCAAGGGACGTATCATTGGCCGTGAAGGTCGAAACATCCGTGCCTTAGAAGCCGCTACGGGGGTAGAGATCATTGTAGACGATACACCTGAGGCCATCATCTTGAGTTGCTTTGATCCGGTTCGTCGTGAGGTGGCGCGACTGTCCTTGCATAAGTTGGTGACAGATGGACGTATCCATCCGGCGCGAATTGAGGAAGTGGTCAAGAAGACCATTAAAGAACTCGAAGAAGAAATAGCCGAGACCGGCAAGCGCACCGCCATCGACCTTGGAATTCACAATTTACATCCGGAGCTAGTACGCATGGTAGGACGTATGAAGTACCGTTCTTCGTACGGACAGAACCTGTTGCAGCACAGCCGTGAAGTAGCGAACCTCTGTTCCATTATGGCCAGTGAATTGGGGCTCAACCCCAAGGCGGCCAAACGGGCTGGACTCTTGCACGATATTGGAAAAGTGCCCGATGAAGAGAGTGAGTTGCCGCACGCTATCCTTGGGATGAAGCTCTGTGAAAAGTACGGAGAGAAGCCCGATGTCTGTAATGCCGTAGGAGCTCACCACGATGAAGTGGAAATGAATACCCTCATTGCGCCGATCATTCAAGTCTGTGATGGAATCTCAGGAGCTCGTCCGGGAGCTCGTCGCCAGATCGTAGACAGCTACATCAAGCGTCTGAAGGAATTGGAGGAGTTGGCTCTGCAGTACCCGGGCGTGAGCAAGTCCTATGCGATTCAAGCGGGTCGTGAACTACGTGTAGTGGTCGATTGCGACAAGGTCGACGACAACAGTGCTACGCAACTCAGCTACGACATCAGTCAAAAGATCCAAAGTGAAATGACCTATCCAGGTCAGGTCAAGGTGACGGTGATCCGCGAAACACGGGCGGTGAACTACGCGCGGTAG
- a CDS encoding cell division protein ZapA: MDPNMLKIKVSIGNRTYPLTIKRADEESVRKAAKTIESMLKDFQRNYAVQDQQDLLAMCALQLATKVERTQSDAVVVDQEVTDRLEALGKQLSDALAD; encoded by the coding sequence ATGGATCCGAATATGCTTAAAATAAAGGTGAGCATCGGAAACAGAACGTATCCGCTCACCATAAAACGGGCCGATGAAGAGTCGGTGCGAAAAGCGGCAAAGACCATTGAGTCAATGCTGAAAGACTTCCAGCGTAACTACGCGGTGCAGGACCAGCAAGACCTGCTCGCCATGTGCGCCTTGCAGCTCGCTACTAAGGTGGAGCGAACGCAAAGTGATGCCGTCGTGGTCGACCAAGAGGTGACCGACCGGTTGGAAGCCCTGGGGAAGCAGTTGTCCGACGCTCTTGCTGACTAG
- a CDS encoding M23 family metallopeptidase produces MRILLFLLVSTLSLNAQNWHPPMDPPMILSGSFGELRSNHFHSGIDIKTGGVVGKSVYAVERGTVVRIRVGPTGFGKALYLRHPNGKTSVYAHLNAFDPAIAEYVKKAQYRQQRFAVDLYPEAGTFTFERGEEIAKSGNSGSSGGPHLHFEIRNTANEHPLDPLNQGFSVEDHRAPLLERLVLIPISADARCNGIRENVILPTTRSGVGQYRVSDNRSIQLTGTWGFAVQTVDQQDGGSNRNGTVMLKMWLDDSLRYVHDIDEFSFSETRYMNSLITYDQYKCCRWRGTKLYVEPNNQLSFVQGNPAGYEFEAVGKHTIRIEAEDRRGNKSVLTYSFGTLEPAQHDSAVEDPVVLQNKPWLVHHEAHRITVGDARCIIPAGVLYTDTYFPKGQAAYDNTFYTPLYRFGHQEIPAHTYFTLDLPLAAIPKGLRAEQLCFVEVEESGRKEWWPGEWKSGRFIGRSREFGRYAIGADTVAPVIDPVNIYARKNMSRNESLMVRIKDDFSGIDAIKGTIDGQWVLMEWDPKTRRLWYTFDERCPAGEHTFALEVTDNCGNTAEYVVFFTR; encoded by the coding sequence ATGCGCATCCTGCTTTTTCTCCTTGTCTCGACCTTATCCCTAAACGCCCAAAACTGGCATCCTCCGATGGACCCTCCCATGATCCTCAGTGGTTCCTTTGGCGAACTCCGGAGCAATCACTTCCACAGCGGTATCGACATCAAAACAGGCGGGGTGGTTGGAAAGTCCGTTTACGCGGTGGAACGCGGAACGGTGGTACGTATTCGCGTGGGCCCCACTGGCTTTGGAAAAGCACTTTATCTGAGACACCCCAATGGAAAGACCAGTGTATACGCCCACTTGAACGCCTTTGATCCGGCCATTGCTGAATATGTCAAAAAGGCCCAATACCGTCAACAGCGCTTTGCAGTGGACCTCTACCCCGAAGCGGGAACCTTTACTTTTGAACGCGGTGAAGAGATCGCCAAATCCGGGAACAGCGGATCTTCTGGAGGGCCTCACCTTCATTTCGAGATCAGGAATACGGCCAACGAGCATCCCCTCGACCCTTTGAATCAAGGATTCTCGGTTGAGGATCATCGCGCCCCCTTGCTTGAACGGTTGGTGTTGATTCCTATCAGTGCCGATGCCCGCTGTAATGGAATACGCGAGAATGTCATTCTTCCCACCACCCGATCCGGCGTGGGACAATACCGCGTTTCAGACAACCGCAGTATTCAGCTTACCGGTACTTGGGGCTTTGCTGTTCAGACCGTAGATCAACAAGATGGCGGCAGCAATCGCAACGGTACGGTGATGCTCAAAATGTGGTTGGACGACAGCCTGCGCTACGTGCACGACATTGACGAATTCAGCTTCTCCGAAACGCGCTACATGAACAGTCTGATCACCTATGATCAGTACAAGTGCTGCCGCTGGAGGGGCACTAAACTGTACGTGGAACCCAACAACCAATTGAGCTTTGTCCAAGGCAATCCCGCCGGATATGAATTTGAGGCCGTCGGGAAGCATACGATTCGCATCGAAGCAGAAGACCGTCGCGGGAACAAGAGCGTTTTGACCTACAGCTTTGGCACTCTGGAACCCGCTCAACACGACTCCGCTGTGGAAGACCCCGTGGTGCTGCAAAACAAGCCGTGGCTGGTGCATCACGAGGCCCATCGGATTACGGTGGGCGATGCGCGCTGCATCATTCCGGCGGGCGTGCTGTACACAGACACCTATTTCCCAAAAGGGCAAGCCGCATACGACAACACCTTTTACACCCCCTTGTACCGATTCGGACACCAAGAGATTCCGGCACACACCTATTTTACCCTAGACCTTCCCCTTGCGGCGATTCCCAAAGGCCTCAGAGCAGAACAATTATGCTTTGTCGAAGTGGAAGAAAGCGGTCGCAAAGAATGGTGGCCGGGAGAATGGAAATCGGGCCGATTTATCGGCCGTAGCCGCGAATTTGGGCGCTATGCGATAGGTGCCGATACGGTTGCCCCTGTCATTGACCCCGTCAACATCTACGCCCGGAAGAACATGAGTCGGAACGAGTCCTTGATGGTTCGTATCAAAGACGATTTCAGTGGTATTGACGCCATCAAAGGAACAATTGACGGTCAGTGGGTCTTAATGGAATGGGATCCGAAGACACGGCGATTGTGGTACACATTCGATGAACGTTGCCCCGCAGGAGAGCACACCTTTGCTTTGGAAGTCACGGACAACTGCGGAAATACAGCCGAATACGTGGTCTTCTTTACACGATGA
- a CDS encoding T9SS type A sorting domain-containing protein: MKRKLQLLLGIALLPLLSAAQEYTEIRREYLREIIEEKIRFPEGAPVITDLSAPTARWTRSVPDEHVVSAVNAPESEVHAAIFPGDTNILVTSAMRQQNGLAMPIWTSADFGSSWNLSSFSPSPQFSNAVVYGGGDPNFVYDGNGRLYYSWINLFQKSSISDSIFWALYWAYSDDHGITWQQSPKKAIGLSKNDGGLPNINSLVVRDKQWMAADVNPSSPHYNSVYCTFLEGNPLTGSSYIGLRYKRANDVEFTQSTINVSGFNWVFVQFGNVAVTSDGVVHVTFFASPNSQTYHMYHCSSTDGGLTFSAPAEVTQANVPSFTAWDPDPNLTGVSLQRFYPSCYLASDNSGGPNDGSLYLTWTANGVDTTESYGLDIWLSRSRDGGDTWSTPMIVNNDGDPQQHQFYSSIFVDSEGDVMLGWYDRRDDVANIATDYYIGISTDGGITFSNIKANLTPTLFSTVGNNNNGFGIGEYTQVLGSPGSVIPFWSDGRSNNGNLDIYSATINKSDGLTDPEIGPVTEAVEWRSVFPNPATDYFTMDVVLKYRTDLRITIYSTQGQIVASEAYQRSAGLFRREWSTENWAAGSYLIELDTDYGRFLKRLVITD; this comes from the coding sequence ATGAAAAGAAAACTACAATTGCTTCTCGGAATCGCCCTGTTGCCGCTGCTTTCAGCCGCTCAGGAATACACCGAAATTCGCCGCGAATACCTCCGCGAAATCATCGAGGAAAAGATTCGATTCCCAGAGGGCGCTCCAGTCATTACAGATTTGTCTGCGCCTACGGCGCGATGGACCCGCTCCGTCCCAGACGAACACGTCGTCAGCGCGGTCAACGCCCCGGAATCAGAAGTCCACGCGGCCATCTTTCCTGGAGACACCAACATCCTGGTCACCAGTGCCATGCGCCAACAAAATGGCCTGGCCATGCCCATCTGGACTTCGGCCGACTTCGGCAGCTCTTGGAACCTGAGCTCCTTTAGCCCATCTCCTCAGTTCAGCAACGCCGTGGTCTACGGTGGTGGGGATCCCAACTTTGTCTACGACGGCAACGGACGCCTCTACTACAGCTGGATTAACCTCTTTCAAAAGAGCTCCATCAGCGACAGTATTTTTTGGGCCCTTTATTGGGCCTATTCCGATGATCACGGCATCACTTGGCAGCAGAGTCCTAAAAAGGCCATCGGCCTGAGCAAGAATGACGGAGGTCTGCCCAACATCAACAGCCTTGTCGTGCGCGATAAGCAGTGGATGGCGGCGGACGTCAATCCCTCCTCACCTCATTACAATTCCGTCTACTGCACCTTCCTCGAAGGAAACCCACTCACAGGGTCGTCTTACATCGGGCTGCGGTACAAGCGGGCCAATGACGTAGAATTCACGCAGAGCACCATCAACGTAAGTGGTTTTAATTGGGTCTTTGTCCAGTTTGGGAATGTAGCGGTTACGAGCGATGGGGTGGTGCACGTCACCTTCTTTGCCAGTCCAAATAGCCAGACCTACCACATGTATCACTGCAGCAGTACGGACGGTGGATTGACCTTTAGTGCTCCGGCCGAAGTAACTCAGGCCAACGTGCCCTCCTTTACGGCTTGGGATCCCGATCCTAACCTCACGGGAGTTTCGCTCCAGCGTTTTTATCCCTCCTGCTATTTGGCTTCGGACAACTCAGGTGGGCCGAACGACGGATCGCTCTATTTGACCTGGACCGCCAACGGTGTAGACACCACGGAGAGCTATGGGCTCGATATTTGGCTTTCCCGTTCACGTGATGGAGGAGACACCTGGTCCACGCCCATGATTGTCAACAATGACGGTGACCCACAGCAGCATCAGTTCTATTCCAGCATCTTTGTCGATTCCGAAGGAGATGTCATGCTCGGTTGGTACGATCGACGGGACGATGTTGCCAACATCGCCACCGACTACTACATCGGTATATCCACGGATGGTGGAATCACCTTCAGCAACATTAAGGCAAACCTAACGCCGACCTTATTCTCTACTGTTGGAAACAACAACAACGGCTTTGGTATTGGGGAATACACCCAAGTCTTGGGCTCCCCGGGCTCGGTTATTCCCTTCTGGTCTGACGGCCGATCCAACAACGGGAACCTCGATATCTACAGCGCAACCATCAACAAGTCGGATGGATTGACCGATCCTGAGATTGGTCCCGTGACTGAAGCGGTGGAGTGGCGCTCCGTGTTCCCGAACCCTGCCACGGATTACTTCACCATGGACGTGGTTCTGAAATACCGAACCGATCTGCGCATCACCATTTACTCCACTCAGGGCCAGATTGTGGCTTCGGAGGCCTACCAGCGTTCGGCTGGGCTATTTCGTCGGGAATGGTCCACGGAAAACTGGGCCGCGGGTTCCTATTTAATCGAGCTGGATACCGATTATGGTCGCTTCCTCAAGCGCCTGGTGATTACCGATTAA
- a CDS encoding carboxypeptidase-like regulatory domain-containing protein: MKHFTSWAGVWVIAMLLISAPAQAQDDDLIQLSGVVATGDTVRPIPYATIYIPNRAMGTVTDYDGFFSMVVHKGDTLQFSSMGFKTGEFWVPDTLKKSHYSLVMTLLQDTIILAEQTLYPWPSKEQFKQFFLAMEPPTDDLQRAKRNMALETIRRQAEQVGYDPQAMAAYMNNYNHQQLYNAGRYYGENGGQAVLGALTNPFAWAEFFRALKRGDFSSDRYK; the protein is encoded by the coding sequence ATGAAGCACTTTACCAGTTGGGCAGGTGTATGGGTGATCGCGATGCTTCTGATTTCGGCCCCTGCGCAGGCGCAAGACGACGACTTGATCCAGCTTTCGGGCGTGGTGGCTACCGGTGATACGGTGCGGCCCATCCCCTACGCCACCATTTACATCCCCAATAGAGCCATGGGTACCGTGACCGACTATGACGGGTTTTTCTCCATGGTGGTGCACAAAGGCGATACGCTTCAATTCAGCAGTATGGGATTCAAAACCGGTGAGTTTTGGGTGCCCGATACGCTTAAAAAATCACACTACAGCCTGGTGATGACCTTGCTCCAAGATACCATTATTCTTGCCGAGCAAACGCTCTACCCTTGGCCTTCCAAAGAACAATTCAAGCAGTTCTTCTTGGCTATGGAGCCGCCCACGGACGATCTGCAACGCGCCAAGCGAAACATGGCCCTGGAAACGATCCGTCGCCAAGCCGAACAGGTGGGCTACGACCCCCAAGCTATGGCGGCTTACATGAACAATTACAACCACCAACAGCTGTACAACGCCGGTCGCTACTACGGCGAAAACGGAGGGCAAGCCGTGCTCGGAGCCCTCACCAACCCCTTTGCCTGGGCGGAGTTTTTCCGGGCCCTCAAACGGGGTGATTTTTCCAGTGACCGATACAAATAA
- a CDS encoding TonB-dependent receptor, which yields MRLLPMRLIGILLLTIATLPAFAQDVTVTGTVRDAQGQPISEANVVSGALGVSTGVEGQYSLRLRRDAPFYVYFTHISYRPDSVLVDPSKGRKQEFDITLQLMANLIPEVDVEDETERYDEIIRLDAKDVTALPGPAQTVEGLIKTLPGVSSNNEFSSQYSVRGGNFDENLVYVNDIEIYRPFLVRAGQQEGLSFINPDMVANIEFSAGGFEARYGDKMSSVLDITYKRPTEYGVNAMISLLGGSIAIGGRTDDRKFSFITSARYRTNQILVGSLDTEADYRPRYTDAQAYLTYEIKPRWNLGLLTTYSRNLFQTVPETRETDFGTITEALRLTVFFDGQEITQYETFLGALSLEHELTDQTRLRFIVSGFLTDEQEYFDILGQYRLSELDNDLGSEDFGEEKFERGVGGYLDHARNLLQARVFTLTHKGDHRSQDGNSTLYWGIKAQNEYIDDVLKEWNLIDSAGYSIPQFPGDSVVLFETIDAANIVESWRYQTYGQYTTRWRNAQNETWSLSAGARLHYWTVNKQLLFSPRASISWEPNWEKDMVFRFSTGVYYQSPFYREIRDDFGNVNRNVRAQRSIHFVLGNDYQFEAFGRPFKFTTELYYKYMDDLIPYYIDNVRIRYSAENNAVGYALGADFRINGEFVPGIESWASMSVMTIQEDILDDFFIDENGQRQEPGYIPRPTDQRVTFNIFFQDYLPNDPTLKVNLNLVYGSGLPFGAPQSERYQQTARIPAYRRVDIGFTKILVSADKQYESGIFSPFKNLWVGVEVFNLLGIRNTVSYLWVQDVQGRPYAVPNYLTNRLLNVKIVAEL from the coding sequence TTGCGACTACTGCCGATGCGCCTGATCGGAATACTGCTCCTTACAATTGCTACCCTGCCTGCCTTCGCCCAAGACGTGACGGTCACAGGGACCGTGCGTGACGCTCAAGGCCAGCCCATTTCGGAGGCGAACGTGGTGTCCGGAGCGCTCGGAGTGAGCACGGGTGTGGAAGGTCAGTACAGTTTGCGCCTACGGCGCGATGCTCCGTTCTACGTCTATTTCACCCACATCAGTTACCGACCAGACTCCGTTCTGGTCGACCCCTCCAAAGGCCGCAAACAGGAATTCGACATCACCCTCCAACTCATGGCCAACCTCATCCCCGAGGTGGACGTGGAGGACGAAACCGAGCGCTACGACGAAATCATCCGGCTGGACGCCAAGGACGTGACCGCCCTTCCCGGTCCTGCTCAAACCGTTGAAGGCCTCATCAAGACCCTGCCCGGAGTAAGCTCCAACAACGAATTCAGTTCCCAATACAGCGTGCGTGGAGGAAACTTCGACGAGAACCTGGTCTACGTGAACGACATCGAAATCTACCGCCCCTTCTTGGTCCGCGCCGGACAGCAGGAAGGATTGAGCTTCATCAACCCGGACATGGTCGCCAATATTGAATTTTCGGCCGGTGGGTTTGAGGCGCGCTACGGGGATAAGATGTCTTCCGTCTTGGACATTACCTATAAGCGCCCAACTGAATACGGCGTGAACGCCATGATCAGCCTCTTGGGGGGATCCATTGCCATTGGGGGACGGACCGATGATCGGAAGTTCAGCTTCATCACCAGTGCCCGGTACCGCACCAACCAGATCCTCGTGGGCTCCTTGGACACCGAAGCCGACTACCGCCCGCGCTACACCGATGCGCAGGCCTACCTCACTTATGAGATCAAGCCGCGCTGGAACCTCGGCCTTTTGACCACCTATTCGCGTAACCTCTTCCAAACCGTGCCTGAAACGCGCGAAACAGACTTTGGAACCATCACCGAGGCGCTGCGCTTGACGGTCTTCTTCGATGGACAAGAAATCACCCAATACGAAACCTTCCTCGGCGCGCTTTCTTTGGAACACGAACTCACCGATCAAACCCGCCTGCGCTTCATCGTTAGTGGATTTTTGACAGACGAGCAGGAGTACTTTGATATTCTGGGGCAGTACAGACTCAGTGAGCTCGACAACGACTTGGGATCCGAGGACTTCGGTGAAGAGAAGTTTGAACGCGGAGTGGGTGGTTACCTGGACCACGCGCGGAACCTCTTGCAGGCGCGGGTATTCACTTTGACCCACAAGGGCGATCACCGCAGTCAGGACGGAAATTCGACCCTTTATTGGGGAATCAAAGCGCAGAACGAATACATCGACGACGTCCTGAAAGAATGGAACCTCATCGACTCTGCGGGCTACAGCATCCCTCAATTTCCGGGCGACAGTGTGGTCCTCTTTGAAACCATTGATGCGGCCAACATCGTCGAAAGTTGGCGTTATCAGACCTACGGACAATACACCACCCGTTGGCGCAATGCCCAGAACGAAACTTGGAGCTTGAGCGCCGGAGCACGCCTCCACTACTGGACGGTCAACAAGCAACTGCTTTTCAGCCCTCGGGCTTCCATCTCATGGGAGCCCAACTGGGAAAAGGACATGGTCTTCCGATTCTCGACAGGAGTCTATTATCAATCCCCATTTTACCGGGAGATTCGGGACGATTTCGGAAACGTCAACCGCAACGTCCGTGCCCAGCGGTCCATCCACTTCGTGCTCGGAAACGACTACCAGTTTGAAGCCTTCGGCCGTCCCTTTAAGTTCACCACTGAGCTGTACTACAAGTACATGGACGACCTCATCCCCTACTACATCGACAATGTTCGGATTCGCTACTCCGCGGAGAACAACGCCGTGGGTTATGCCCTCGGGGCTGATTTCCGCATCAACGGAGAGTTTGTCCCGGGCATCGAGAGTTGGGCCTCCATGAGCGTTATGACCATTCAAGAAGACATCCTCGATGACTTCTTCATCGACGAAAATGGTCAGCGCCAAGAACCGGGCTACATCCCTCGCCCCACCGATCAGCGCGTGACCTTCAACATCTTCTTCCAAGACTACCTGCCCAACGACCCCACCCTCAAGGTCAATCTCAACCTCGTCTATGGATCGGGCTTGCCCTTCGGCGCTCCACAAAGCGAACGCTACCAGCAAACGGCTCGTATCCCGGCCTACCGCCGCGTGGACATCGGGTTCACCAAGATCTTGGTCAGCGCCGACAAACAGTACGAAAGCGGCATCTTCTCGCCCTTCAAAAACCTCTGGGTAGGCGTTGAAGTCTTCAACCTCTTGGGGATTCGCAACACGGTCAGCTATCTTTGGGTCCAAGACGTTCAAGGACGACCCTACGCCGTTCCCAACTACCTGACCAACCGCCTGCTGAACGTTAAAATCGTGGCCGAGCTATGA